The Raphanus sativus cultivar WK10039 chromosome 2, ASM80110v3, whole genome shotgun sequence genome includes a region encoding these proteins:
- the LOC108829631 gene encoding organic cation/carnitine transporter 5, giving the protein MADPSAPLLTHIEDEGTSPSSSFDKIFEQSLSGFSFPQFLQIIIVGLALSFDSQQIFITVFTDAYQTWHCLDHTICNPSTTDICELPRSAWEWDGGFKGKSAISEFELECSSSFLRGLPTSSFYMGSIVGGVFMALIPDSFLGRKKLLFLSTLAMSLTGISIFFSTSIWTYAFLKFIIGFARSQTGTYAINLISERVSTKWRPRATMIPFTLFVLGFMSLSGIAYLVRHASWRVLYLCTSVPATIHSVFIYFFALESPRWLHVQGKNEEAIEVLKRLSPTNRGYLESVSSRLHSKEQPPSSSIKDLFIRKWAFRRIVVVMIIMFGLGMMYYGVPLAVRDIKVNIYLSEALNALVELPTFVITPILLEKFNRRSSVLVNCLLGGALGVLCFAMTSFGRTNIAFALELGSFFCARIGFNLMAVYMIEMFPTCVRNFATTMLRQSLVLGGASCPIIASVGRNVPSISFAVFGVVVSGLGLFTLLLPETKGSSLCDTMDAQEQSDQALKD; this is encoded by the coding sequence ATGGCGGATCCATCAGCACCACTATTAACCCATATCGAAGACGAAGGTACTTCTCCATCTTCGAGTTTCGACAAGATCTTCGAACAGAGCTTGTCTGGTTTCAGCTTCCCACAATTCTTACAGATCATTATCGTCGGTCTTGCCTTATCCTTCGACTCGCAACAGATATTCATCACGGTCTTCACAGATGCATACCAGACGTGGCACTGCCTCGACCACACGATCTGCAATCCCTCGACCACGGACATCTGCGAACTTCCTCGGTCAGCCTGGGAATGGGACGGTGGATTCAAGGGTAAATCCGCCATTTCAGAGTTCGAACTCGAGTGCTCGAGCTCCTTCCTGAGAGGTCTACCTACGTCTTCTTTCTACATGGGTTCTATCGTTGGTGGCGTGTTCATGGCTTTGATACCAGACAGTTTCTTGGGACGCAAGAAACTTCTTTTCCTCTCCACTCTTGCAATGTCACTCACTGgaatctcaatcttcttctccactAGCATATGGACTTACGCTTTCTTGAAATTCATTATCGGATTCGCGCGTTCACAGACCGGGACTTACGCAATCAATCTGATAAGCGAACGAGTTTCCACCAAATGGAGACCTAGAGCTACTATGATACCTTTTACCCTGTTTGTGCTAGGGTTCATGTCTCTGTCTGGAATAGCCTACCTTGTTAGACACGCTTCTTGGAGAGTTCTTTATCTATGCACATCCGTTCCAGCAACTATCCACAGTGTTTTCATCTACTTCTTTGCCTTAGAGTCTCCTCGTTGGCTTCATGTGCAAGGCAAGAACGAAGAAGCCATTGAAGTGCTCAAAAGACTTTCACCTACAAACAGAGGTTACTTGGAATCAGTATCTTCTAGGTTACATTCAAAAGAACAACCACCAAGCAGCTCCATCAAAGACTTGTTCATCAGAAAATGGGCTTTTCGAAGAATCGTGGTCGTGATGATCATAATGTTTGGGTTAGGAATGATGTATTATGGAGTTCCCTTAGCGGTTAGAGACATAAAAGTGAACATCTATCTAAGCGAAGCACTTAACGCATTGGTGGAGTTACCTACCTTTGTTATCACACCAATATTGCTAGAGAAATTCAACAGAAGAAGCTCTGTTCTTGTGAACTGCTTACTCGGAGGAGCATTAGGTGTGCTCTGTTTCGCCATGACCTCTTTTGGTAGAACAAACATTGCTTTTGCACTAGAACTAGGTTCTTTCTTCTGCGCGAGGATCGGGTTTAACTTGATGGCAGTTTATATGATTGAGATGTTCCCTACATGCGTGAGGAACTTCGCGACAACGATGCTTAGACAATCCCTTGTACTTGGAGGTGCTAGTTGTCCTATCATTGCTTCTGTTGGAAGAAATGtgccctccatctcctttgCGGTTTTCGGGGTTGTAGTGTCGGGTCTCGGGTTATTCACTTTGCTTCTTCCTGAGACTAAAGGGTCAAGTCTTTGTGATACAATGGATGCACAAGAGCAGAGTGACCAAGCTTTGAAAGACTAG